From Rutidosis leptorrhynchoides isolate AG116_Rl617_1_P2 chromosome 3, CSIRO_AGI_Rlap_v1, whole genome shotgun sequence, a single genomic window includes:
- the LOC139900072 gene encoding FBD-associated F-box protein At3g52670-like: protein MDVITSCVKYEPINLPLPRQNRSVKAAKLPVTNTKVNNKRTRDEEGIKPADVDNAKSVRTEHSSSDVDVFTNLPECLKLHILSFLDVKYAVRTSGLSRTWKSLWTSIPTVNLDCDGGFKRLNIFDKFVHKSLSLRDPVMKLDRLTFTRRGISSAKILKEVFNYTLSHNVKELELWIDTSRNGSWPDCLKNSSNSLTSLKLRSDVNVYCPLLEPQSGPFKNLAILHLEGTIISDSQPFSRFPVLEKLTLIDCPINETGDHNLNIHALKLLELKVSSREWINCLELITPNLKSFEFQARNFSELKALHGLPVLQTVAIDYPNIGLHINKKKTFEYLLCLFSGV, encoded by the coding sequence ATGGACGTGATAACCAGTTGCGTTAAATATGAGCCAATCAATTTACCTCTTCCACGTCAAAACCGGTCGGTGAAGGCCGCCAAACTCCCGGTTACCAATACTAAAGTCAATAATAAAAGAACACGTGATGAAGAAGGAATAAAACCTGCTGACGTGGACAATGCCAAAAGTGTTCGTACTGAACATTCATCTTCGGACGTAGATGTGTTTACGAATCTGCCCGAATGTTTAAAGCTTCATATTCTATCGTTTCTTGATGTCAAATACGCTGTTAGAACATCCGGATTATCCAGAACATGGAAATCGTTATGGACGTCGATCCCTACCGTCAATTTAGATTGTGACGGTGGTTTTAAACGACTCAATATTTTTGATAAGTTTGTACACAAAAGCTTGTCTCTTCGTGATCCTGTGATGAAATTGGATCGATTAACATTTACCCGTCGTGGAATATCGAGTGCCAAGATTTTAAAAGAAGTTTTTAACTACACGTTATCACACAATGTTAAAGAACTTGAGTTGTGGATCGACACTAGCAGAAACGGATCTTGGCCCGATTGCTTAAAGAATTCATCAAACtcgttaacaagtttgaaactacgAAGCGATGTTAATGTTTATTGCCCACTTTTGGAACCGCAATCAGGCCCGTTCAAGAATTTGGCTATTTTACATCTTGAGGGGACGATTATTAGTGATTCACAACCGTTCTCAAGATTCCCGGTTTTGGAGAAATTAACGTTGATTGATTGTCCTATAAATGAAACTGGGGATCACAATTTGAACATACATGCTTTGAAGCTTTTGGAGTTAAAAGTCTCATCCCGCGAGTGGATTAATTGTTTGGAGCTCATAACTCCAAACCTTAAATCGTTTGAATTTCAAGCACGTAATTTTTCAGAATTGAAAGCTCTCCATGGTCTTCCTGTTCTTCAAACAGTGGCTATCGATTACCCCAATATTGGCTTACATATAAACAAGAAAAAAACATTTGAATATTTGCTGTGTTTATTTTCGGGCGTTTAA
- the LOC139896283 gene encoding putative pentatricopeptide repeat-containing protein At3g01580, which translates to MQRRELVLDLFRLCNNCSFVTQLHSVTIKTGFIQDSFFAAKLSSCYAKDSSLESARQVFDETLQRTVFIWNSILKSYCREKLYVNTLQLFREMVPVEKPDQATISIALNTCSGLRELRYGRMIHGFVKKNYDLDSDLFVGSALIDMYSKGGLIGEAVKVFEEYTEPDIVMWTHMITGYQQINDLESAFGIFSRMLKEGRVSPDSVTVVSVLSQLPNVLASSCVHGFVIKKGFEKGLSVCNALLNSYTKFGYINAATKLFREMEEKDAISWASMVSCYAHNGAPDDAIVLFNEMISKRVGPNSVSIISALQSCEATCNLEEGKKIHEISSRKGFELDVLVSTSLIDMYMICSLPDEAIELFERTPNKDDVIWMALLSGCVQNGMAYKSMEVFVSMLYNEVKPDVNVMVRILTVCSELGVLQHTVCLHCFVIKSGFDDNSYVEASLIECYSKCGSLFNAVKVFNVIENKDVVIWSSMISGYGIHGKGRKALELFNYMVNISKVKPNNVTFLSILSACSHAGLIKEGLHLFNIMLNEYEITPESNHYAIMVDLFGRMGELDKAIGVINNMNVPVGPQIWGALLGACRIHDNPRLGEIAANNMFMSDSNDAGYYVLLSNMHAVNKDWDNVERLRTTISQNKLTKVHGQSTIEVKSEVHSFTANDRFHPQAETIHGLLKSLQVIMREEGISSSYGFYCR; encoded by the coding sequence ATGCAAAGAAGGGAGCTTGTTCTTGATCTTTTTAGATTATGCAACAATTGTAGCTTTGTGACACAATTGCATTCGGTCACCATCAAGACTGGATTTATCCAAGATAGTTTTTTTGCTGCTAAATTAAGCAGCTGTTATGCAAAAGATTCATCACTTGAGTCTGCACGCCAGGTGTTCGATGAAACACTTCAACGAACTGTGTTTATATGGAACTCCATTTTAAAATCTTACTGTAGAGAAAAACTATATGTGAATACACTTCAACTCTTTCGTGAAATGGTACCTGTTGAAAAACCGGACCAAGCTACCATTTCTATTGCATTAAACACATGTTCTGGATTGCGGGAACTTAGGTATGGTCGAATGATTCATGGGTTTGTCAAAAAGAACTATGACCTGGATTCAGATTTGTTTGTTGGGTCTGCACTAATTGACATGTATTCCAAAGGTGGACTAATAGGTGAAGCTGTCAAAGTTTTTGAGGAATATACAGAACCAGATATTGTTATGTGGACACATATGATTACAGGGTACCAACAGATTAATGATTTGGAATCAGCATTCGGGATCTTTTCACGTATGTTAAAGGAGGGACGTGTAAGTCCTGACTCAGTAACAGTTGTCAGTGTTCTTTCACAGTTACCAAATGTGTTGGCTTCAAGTTGTGTTCATGGATTTGTGATTAAAAAGGGATTTGAAAAGGGTCTGTCAGTGTGTAATGCTTTACTGAATTCGTATACAAAATTCGGTTATATCAATGCTGCAACGAAGTTATTTAGAGAAATGGAAGAAAAAGATGCAATTTCATGGGCTTCTATGGTTTCTTGTTATGCTCATAACGGTGCTCCTGATGACGCGATTGTTCTTTTCAATGAGATGATTTCCAAAAGGGTGGGACCTAATTCGGTGTCGATTATAAGTGCTCTCCAATCATGTGAAGCCACGTGTAATCTAGAAGAAGGCAAGAAAATTCATGAAATTTCTTCAAGGAAAGGGTTTGAGCTAGATGTGTTAGTTTCTACATCTTTAATTGACATGTACATGATCTGCTCTTTACCTGATGAAGCTATTGAACTATTTGAAAGAACGCCCAATAAAGATGATGTTATTTGGATGGCTTTGTTAAGTGGATGTGTTCAAAATGGAATGGCGTATAAGTCAATGGAGGTTTTCGTTAGCATGTTATATAATGAAGTCAAACCAGATGTTAATGTTATGGTGAGAATACTCACTGTTTGTTCAGAATTAGGTGTTCTTCAACACACTGTATGCCTTCACTGTTTTGTAATCAAATCTGGATTTGATGATAATTCTTATGTTGAAGCTTCACTTATTGAATGTTACTCTAAATGTGGTAGTTTATTTAACGCCGTTAAAGTATTTAACGTTATAGAAAATAAAGACGTTGTCATTTGGAGTTCAATGATTTCCGGTTATGGTATTCATGGGAAAGGAAGGAAAGCTTTGGAGTTATTCAATTACATGGTCAACATTTCAAAAGTCAAACCGAACAACGTGACGTTTCTTTCAATATTATCTGCATGTAGTCATGCAGGGTTGATTAAAGAAggcctgcatttgttcaatatcatGTTAAACGAGTATGAAATAACACCTGAATCGAATCATTATGCAATCATGGTTGATCTTTTTGGACGTATGGGGGAACTGGACAAAGCGATTGgtgttattaataatatgaatgtaCCAGTCGGACCTCAGATTTGGGGAGCGTTGCTTGGTGCTTGTAGGATTCACGATAATCCTAGATTGGGAGAAATTGCAGCGAATAATATGTTTATGTCTGATTCTAATGATGCTGGGTACTATGTTTTGTTGTCAAATATGCATGCTGTTAATAAGGATTGGGATAACGTAGAGCGACTTAGAACAACAATTAGTCAAAATAAGTTGACTAAGGTACATGGTCAAAGTACAATTGAGGTTAAGAGTGAGGTTCATAGTTTCACAGCAAATGACAGATTTCACCCTCAGGCTGAGACCATTCATGGGTTGCTCAAGTCACTGCAAGTGATAATGAGGGAAGAAGGCATATCTTCTTCATATGGGTTCTATTGTCGATGA
- the LOC139896284 gene encoding protein kinase PVPK-1-like: protein MDSIIDGVGSLATSHKSATRLGFNRTANNRPPNSLSSKQSRPEESTPSTHLLAETSSGSSKLSYKTTYDYPKDNLDPVMVKPQSVGPKVVLSQTSSQVRFHPSPQNSLCSNTHFTEAKESFSTEVSEFASTYEKAIENGQISQPIDYLESNKSSSLYRGSTGSDFSDISSSSSYNSAIYRPHMQNDTRWEAIQEVRSKIESGLLEMSHFRQLKQLGCGDIGSVYLSELIGTQTYFALKVMDKAMLASRNKLVRAQTEREILQSLDHPFLPTLYAHFDTEKLSCLVMEYCPGGDLHALRQKQPGKCFSEHAARFYVAEVLLALEYLHMLGIIYRDLKPENVLVREDGHIMLSDFDLSLRCVVKPRLVRSTNTVIEPKSSSSRVQPTCMEPSCMIQPSCIQPSCFGPRFMSSKSKKDYIRSKPKVEIYNQMIPLPELIAEPTNARSMSFVGTHEYLAPEIIKGEGHGSAVDWWTFGIFLYELLFGKTPFKGGSNRATLFNVVGHPLRFPESPSVSFAARDLIRGLLVKEPQHRLAYRRGATEIKQHPFFESVNWALIRCATPPDVPIASPKSVDVKPSGNYLEFDLF from the exons ATGGATTCCATTATTGATGGGGTTGGTTCATTGGCAACTAGCCATAAATCTGCAACAAGATTAGGGTTCAATCGCACTGCTAATAACCGACCACCAAATTCACTCTCATCGAAACAATCAAGACCCGAAGAATCCACACCTTCAACCCATTTGTTAGCAGAAACCTCAAGTGGAAGTTCAAAACTTTCATACAAAACGACTTATGATTATCCAAAAGATAATTTGGATCCTGTTATGGTCAAACCGCAATCAGTTGGACCCAAAGTAGTCCTCAGTCAAACCAGTAGCCAGGTTAGATTCCACCCAAGCCCACAAAACAGTTTATGTTCAAATACACATTTTACTGAAGCCAAAGAAAGTTTCAGCACAGAAGTTAGTGAATTTGCAAGCACGTATGAAAAGGCTATCGAAAACGGTCAAATTAGTCAACCGATTGACTATCTTGAAAGCAACAAGTCAAGTAGTTTATATAGGGGAAGCACTGGGAGTGATTTTAGCGATATCAGCAGCTCGAGTAGTTACAATAGTGCCATTTACAGACCTCACATGCAAAACGACACGAGATGGGAAGCTATTCAAGAAGTGAGATCCAAAATCGAATCGGGGTTGTTAGAAATGTCACATTTTAGACAGTTGAAGCAGTTAGGATGTGGAGATATTGGAAGTGTTTATCTTTCTGAGTTAATTGGTACACAAACTTATTTTGCACTGAAGGTTATGGATAAAGCCATGTTAGCAAGTAGGAATAAGCTTGTAAGGGCACAAACAGAACGAGAAATCTTGCAATCTTTAGATCACCCGTTTTTGCCTACTTTGTATGCCCATTTTGACACTGAGAAATTGTCTTGTTTGGTGATGGAGTATTGTCCTGGAGGAGATTTGCATGCTCTCCGCCAAAAACAACCAGGGAAGTGTTTTTCTGAGCACGCAGCGAG GTTTTATGTAGCAGAAGTTCTCCTTGCTTTGGAGTACTTGCATATGCTCGGGATCATTTACAGAGACCTTAAACCAGAGAATGTATTAGTAAGGGAAGATGGTCATATTATGCTCTCGGATTTCGATCTTTCTTTGAGATGTGTTGTAAAACCTAGACTAGTTCGATCCACGAACACCGTTATAGAACCCAAAAGCTCCAGTTCACGTGTTCAACCCACTTGTATGGAACCATCTTGTATGATCCAACCATCATGCATCCAACCATCCTGTTTCGGTCCACGGTTCATGAGCAGCAAGTCAAAAAAAGATTACATCAGATCTAAACCAAAAGTGGAAATATACAACCAAATGATCCCACTACCTGAGCTAATCGCAGAGCCAACAAACGCACGGTCCATGTCATTTGTCGGGACCCACGAGTATCTAGCACCAGAAATCATAAAAGGTGAAGGGCATGGTAGTGCTGTTGATTGGTGGACATTTGGGATTTTTCTTTATGAGTTGCTGTTTGGTAAAACTCCGTTTAAAGGTGGGAGTAATCGGGCTACTTTGTTCAATGTGGTTGGGCACCCGTTACGGTTCCCGGAATCACCGTCCGTTAGTTTTGCAGCGAGGGATTTGATCAGAGGGTTATTGGTTAAAGAACCGCAACATCGGCTTGCTTATAGAAGAGGAGCTACTGAGATAAAGCAACACCCGTTTTTTGAGAGCGTGAATTGGGCATTGATCCGATGTGCAACTCCACCAGATGTACCGATAGCGTCACCAAAAAGTGTAGATGTGAAACCTTCTGGTAACTACTTAGAGTTTGATTTGTTTTAG